The following coding sequences lie in one Rutidosis leptorrhynchoides isolate AG116_Rl617_1_P2 chromosome 4, CSIRO_AGI_Rlap_v1, whole genome shotgun sequence genomic window:
- the LOC139842137 gene encoding uncharacterized mitochondrial protein AtMg00810-like, whose protein sequence is MKDLGTLSYFLGISVTANEHGLFLSQQTYAQDILTRAGMKDCNTVKTPVDTNQKLSSSAGSSYANPTKYRSLAGALQYLTFTRPDISYAVQQVCLHMHDPKYCHMQALRRILRYIHGTLTLGLQITKGSLSSLVSYTNVDWGGCSDTRRSTSGYCVFLENNLISWSAKRQPTVSRSSAEAEYRGVAKIVLESCWLHDLLLEPYCGSGTSSRSAHSYTVSTS, encoded by the coding sequence ATGAAGGATCTTGGTACTCTAAGCTATTTCTTGGGGATATCTGTTACAGCAAACGAACACGGCTTATTTTTGAGTCAACAAACATATGCTCAAGACATTTTGACACGTGCAGGTATGAAAGATTGTAATACGGTCAAGACTCCGGTTGATACTAATCAGAAACTAAGCTCATCAGCAGGTTCATCATATGCAAATCCAACCAAATACCGAAGTCTCGCGGGAGCCTTACAATACTTGACATTCACTCGCCCCGACATATCATATGCTGTTCAACAAGTATGTTTGCATATGCACGATCCGAAATATTGTCACATGCAAGCACTTCGCAGAATATTACGATATATTCACGGCACTCTCACTCTCGGTTTACAGATCACAAAAGGCTCCCTCTCATCTCTCGTCTCTTACACGAATGTGGATTGGGGTGGATGTTCGGATACACGACGATCCACCTCTGGTTATTGTGTTTTTCTTGAGAATAATTTAATATCATGGTCCGCTAAACGACAACCCACTGTTTCACGGTCAAGTGCAGAAGCTGAATATCGCGGTGTAGCAAAGATTGTTTTAGAGTCTTGTTGGCTTCATGATCTTTTGCTAGaaccatatt